From Saccopteryx leptura isolate mSacLep1 chromosome 3, mSacLep1_pri_phased_curated, whole genome shotgun sequence, one genomic window encodes:
- the CLCA2 gene encoding calcium-activated chloride channel regulator 2 isoform X2 translates to MTHRDNAGPVCSLKIVTLLVALNPELLLLGARVQLRDNGYDGLLVAINPQVSEDQKLIPNIKEMITEASSYLFNATKRRVFFRNIKILIPATWKANNYSKIKQESYEKANVIVTNWYGPHGDDPYTLQYRGCGKEGKYIYFTSDFLLNDDLTAGYGSRGRVFVHEWAHLRWGVFDEYNNEKPFYINGQNQIKATRCPSDITGMFVCEKGPCPQEDCIISKLFQEGCMFVYNSTQNATTSIMFMQSLSSAERLLRLQQAAELYLMQVVEIHTFVGIVSFDSKGEIRAQLHRINNDDDRKLLASYLPATVSAEAETSICSGLKRGFEVAEKLHGKAYGSVMILVTSGEDKHIDNCFLTVLSSGSAIHTIALGSSADKNLEELSHLTGGLKFFVPDKSNSNSMMDAFGRISSGTGDIFHQCIQLESMGKNVKPHHQLKNTVTVDHSVGNDTAFLVTWQNCGPPEIVLFDPNGRKYYTHNFTINQALRTARLWIPGTAKSGVWTYTLNNTHHSIQALKMTVTSRASHSAKAPVTVEAFVGKDSTAFPHPIMIYANVRKGFDPILNATVTATIEPEAENPVTLKLFDDGAGADVIKNDGIYSRYFFSFAVNGRYSLKVHVNHSSSISTLGHSIPGSHAMYVPGYITNGNIQMNAPRKSVGRSEEEQKSGFSRISSGGSFSVQGVPVGPRPDVFPPCKIIDLEAVKVEEKVTLSWTAPGEDFDQGQANSYEIRMSKSLQNIQDDFNNAILVNTSNLNPQQVGAKEIFTFSPQLFINGPDYQPDGTTPGNHRIYVAIQAMDKHSLKSAVSNIAQASLFISPNSAPVLARDFLVLKGVVTAMSLIGIICLTIVVTHCILNKKKRAEENGTKLL, encoded by the exons AGGGACAATGCAGGTCCTGTTTGCAGCCTGAAGATTGTGACTCTCCTGGTGGCCCTAAATCCAGAGCTCCTATTGCTGGGAGCCAGAGTGCAGCTTCGAGACAACGGGTATGATGGATTACTTGTTGCAATTAATCCTCAGGTATCTGAGGATCAGAAACTCATCCCAAACATTAAG GAAATGATAACTGAAGCTTCTTCTTACCTATTCAATGCTACCAAGAGAAGAGtgtttttcagaaatataaagaTCTTAATACCGGCCACATGGAAAGCTAATAAttatagcaaaataaaacaagaatcatATGAAAAG GCAAATGTTATAGTGACTAATTGGTATGGGCCACATGGAGATGATCCATATACCCTACAATATAGAGGCTGTGGAAAAGagggaaaatacatttatttcacaTCTGACTTTCTACTAAATGATGACTTAACAGCTGGCTATGGATCACGAG GGAGAGTGTTTGTTCACGAATGGGCCCATCTCCGTTGGGGTGTGTTTGATGAATATAACAATGAGAAACCTTTTTACATAAATGGGCAAAATCAAATTAAAGCAACAAG GTGTCCATCTGACATCACAGGCATGTTTGTGTGTGAAAAAGGCCCTTGCCCCCAAGAAGACTGTATCATTAGTAAGCTTTTCCAAGAAGGGTGCATGTTTGTATACAATAGCACTCAAAATGCAACAACATCAATAATGTTCATGCAAAGTTTATCTTCT GCTGAAAGACTCCTTCGACTGCAACAAGCAGCAGAATTATACTTGATGCAGGTTGTTGAAATCCATACCTTTGTGGGCATTGTCAGTTTTGACAGCAAAGGAGAGATCAGAGCCCAGCTCCACCGAATTAACAATGATGATGACAGAAAGCTGCTGGCTTCATATCTGCCTGCCACCGTGTCCGCTGAAGCAGAAACCAGCATCTGCTCAGGGCTGAAGAGGGGATTTGAG GTGGCTGAAAAACTGCATGGAAAAGCCTATGGCTCTGTGATGATTTTAGTGACCAGCGGAGAAGACAAGCACATTGACAATTGCTTCCTCACTGTGCTCAGCAGTGGTTCAGCCATTCACACCATTGCCCTGGGCTCATCTGCTGACAAAAACCTGGAGGAATTATCACACCTTACAG GAGGTTTAAAGTTCTTTGTTCCAGATAAATCAAACTCCAACAGCATGATGGATGCTTTTGGTAGAATTTCCTCTGGAACTGGAGACATTTTTCATCAATGTATTCAG ctTGAAAGTATGGGTAAGAATGTTAAACCTCACCATCAACTGAAAAACACTGTCACTGTGGATCATAGTGTGGGCAATGACACTGCCTTCCTAGTAACGTGGCAGAACTGTGGTCCCCCTGAGATTGTATTATTTGATCCTAATGGAAGAAAATACTACACTCATAATTTTACCATCAATCAAGCTTTGAGGACTGCCCGCCTCTGGATTCCAGGAACTGCTAAG TCTGGGGTCTGGACTTACACACTGAATAATACTCACCATTCTATTCAAGCTTTGAAAATGACAGTGACCTCTCGTGCCTCCCACTCAGCCAAGGCTCCTGTGACTGTGGAAGCCTTTGTAGGAAAAGACAGCACTGCTTTCCCCCATCCCATAATGATTTATGCAAATGTGAGGAAGGGGTTTGATCCCATTCTCAATGCCACTGTAACTGCTACTATTGAGCCAGAGGCTGAAAACCCTGTTACACTGAAACTGTTTGATGATGGAGCAG GTGCTGATGTTATAAAAAATGATGGAATTTACTCaagatattttttctcctttgctgtAAATGGTAGATATAGCTTGAAAGTGCATGTCAATCATTCTTCCAGCATAAGCACCCTAGGCCATTCTATTCCAGGGAGTCATGCTATGTACGTACCAGGTTACATAACAAACG GTAACATTCAGATGAATGCCCCAAGAAAGTCAGTGGGCAGGAGTGAGGAGGAGCAGAAGAGCGGCTTTAGTCGAATAAGCTCAGGGGGCTCCTTTTCCGTGCAGGGGGTTCCCGTGGGCCCCCGCCCTGATGTGTTTCCACCATGCAAAATCATTGACCTGGAAGCTGTAAAAGTGGAAGAAAAGGTGACTTTATCTTGGACAGCACCTGGAGAAGACTTTGATCAGGGCCAGG ctAACAGCTATGAAATAAGAATGAGTAAAAGCCTACAGAATATTCAAGATGATTTTAACAATGCCATTTTAGTGAACACATCAAATCTAAATCCTCAACAAGTTGGCGCCAAGGAGATATTTACATTTTCACCACAGCTTTTCATAAATGGACCTGATTATCAACCTGATGGAACAACACCAGGAAACCACAGAATTTATGTGGCCATACAAGCCATGGATAAGCACTCCTTAAAATCTGCAGTATCTAACATTGCTCAGGCCTCACTATTTATTTCCCCAAATTCTGCTCCTGTACTTGCCAGAGATTTTCTTGTATTGAAAGGAGTTGTAACAGCAATGAGTTTAATAGGAATCATTTGTCTC
- the CLCA2 gene encoding calcium-activated chloride channel regulator 2 isoform X1, whose translation MTHRDNAGPVCSLKIVTLLVALNPELLLLGARVQLRDNGYDGLLVAINPQVSEDQKLIPNIKEMITEASSYLFNATKRRVFFRNIKILIPATWKANNYSKIKQESYEKANVIVTNWYGPHGDDPYTLQYRGCGKEGKYIYFTSDFLLNDDLTAGYGSRGRVFVHEWAHLRWGVFDEYNNEKPFYINGQNQIKATRCPSDITGMFVCEKGPCPQEDCIISKLFQEGCMFVYNSTQNATTSIMFMQSLSSVVEFCNASTHNQEAPNLQNQMCSLRSTWDVISDSTDFNHSFPMNGTELPPPPTFSLVQAGDKVVCLVLDVSSKMAEAERLLRLQQAAELYLMQVVEIHTFVGIVSFDSKGEIRAQLHRINNDDDRKLLASYLPATVSAEAETSICSGLKRGFEVAEKLHGKAYGSVMILVTSGEDKHIDNCFLTVLSSGSAIHTIALGSSADKNLEELSHLTGGLKFFVPDKSNSNSMMDAFGRISSGTGDIFHQCIQLESMGKNVKPHHQLKNTVTVDHSVGNDTAFLVTWQNCGPPEIVLFDPNGRKYYTHNFTINQALRTARLWIPGTAKSGVWTYTLNNTHHSIQALKMTVTSRASHSAKAPVTVEAFVGKDSTAFPHPIMIYANVRKGFDPILNATVTATIEPEAENPVTLKLFDDGAGADVIKNDGIYSRYFFSFAVNGRYSLKVHVNHSSSISTLGHSIPGSHAMYVPGYITNGNIQMNAPRKSVGRSEEEQKSGFSRISSGGSFSVQGVPVGPRPDVFPPCKIIDLEAVKVEEKVTLSWTAPGEDFDQGQANSYEIRMSKSLQNIQDDFNNAILVNTSNLNPQQVGAKEIFTFSPQLFINGPDYQPDGTTPGNHRIYVAIQAMDKHSLKSAVSNIAQASLFISPNSAPVLARDFLVLKGVVTAMSLIGIICLTIVVTHCILNKKKRAEENGTKLL comes from the exons AGGGACAATGCAGGTCCTGTTTGCAGCCTGAAGATTGTGACTCTCCTGGTGGCCCTAAATCCAGAGCTCCTATTGCTGGGAGCCAGAGTGCAGCTTCGAGACAACGGGTATGATGGATTACTTGTTGCAATTAATCCTCAGGTATCTGAGGATCAGAAACTCATCCCAAACATTAAG GAAATGATAACTGAAGCTTCTTCTTACCTATTCAATGCTACCAAGAGAAGAGtgtttttcagaaatataaagaTCTTAATACCGGCCACATGGAAAGCTAATAAttatagcaaaataaaacaagaatcatATGAAAAG GCAAATGTTATAGTGACTAATTGGTATGGGCCACATGGAGATGATCCATATACCCTACAATATAGAGGCTGTGGAAAAGagggaaaatacatttatttcacaTCTGACTTTCTACTAAATGATGACTTAACAGCTGGCTATGGATCACGAG GGAGAGTGTTTGTTCACGAATGGGCCCATCTCCGTTGGGGTGTGTTTGATGAATATAACAATGAGAAACCTTTTTACATAAATGGGCAAAATCAAATTAAAGCAACAAG GTGTCCATCTGACATCACAGGCATGTTTGTGTGTGAAAAAGGCCCTTGCCCCCAAGAAGACTGTATCATTAGTAAGCTTTTCCAAGAAGGGTGCATGTTTGTATACAATAGCACTCAAAATGCAACAACATCAATAATGTTCATGCAAAGTTTATCTTCT GTGGTTGAATTCTGTAATGCAAGTACCCACAACCAAGAAGCCCCAAACCTTCAGAACCAAATGTGCAGCCTCAGAAGTACGTGGGATGTAATCTCAGACTCCACTGACTTTAATCACAGCTTTCCCATGAATGGGACTGAGCTTCCGCCTCCTCCCACATTCTCCCTGGTACAGGCTGGGGACAAAGTGGTCTGTTTAGTGCTGGATGTATCTAGCAAGATGGCAGAG GCTGAAAGACTCCTTCGACTGCAACAAGCAGCAGAATTATACTTGATGCAGGTTGTTGAAATCCATACCTTTGTGGGCATTGTCAGTTTTGACAGCAAAGGAGAGATCAGAGCCCAGCTCCACCGAATTAACAATGATGATGACAGAAAGCTGCTGGCTTCATATCTGCCTGCCACCGTGTCCGCTGAAGCAGAAACCAGCATCTGCTCAGGGCTGAAGAGGGGATTTGAG GTGGCTGAAAAACTGCATGGAAAAGCCTATGGCTCTGTGATGATTTTAGTGACCAGCGGAGAAGACAAGCACATTGACAATTGCTTCCTCACTGTGCTCAGCAGTGGTTCAGCCATTCACACCATTGCCCTGGGCTCATCTGCTGACAAAAACCTGGAGGAATTATCACACCTTACAG GAGGTTTAAAGTTCTTTGTTCCAGATAAATCAAACTCCAACAGCATGATGGATGCTTTTGGTAGAATTTCCTCTGGAACTGGAGACATTTTTCATCAATGTATTCAG ctTGAAAGTATGGGTAAGAATGTTAAACCTCACCATCAACTGAAAAACACTGTCACTGTGGATCATAGTGTGGGCAATGACACTGCCTTCCTAGTAACGTGGCAGAACTGTGGTCCCCCTGAGATTGTATTATTTGATCCTAATGGAAGAAAATACTACACTCATAATTTTACCATCAATCAAGCTTTGAGGACTGCCCGCCTCTGGATTCCAGGAACTGCTAAG TCTGGGGTCTGGACTTACACACTGAATAATACTCACCATTCTATTCAAGCTTTGAAAATGACAGTGACCTCTCGTGCCTCCCACTCAGCCAAGGCTCCTGTGACTGTGGAAGCCTTTGTAGGAAAAGACAGCACTGCTTTCCCCCATCCCATAATGATTTATGCAAATGTGAGGAAGGGGTTTGATCCCATTCTCAATGCCACTGTAACTGCTACTATTGAGCCAGAGGCTGAAAACCCTGTTACACTGAAACTGTTTGATGATGGAGCAG GTGCTGATGTTATAAAAAATGATGGAATTTACTCaagatattttttctcctttgctgtAAATGGTAGATATAGCTTGAAAGTGCATGTCAATCATTCTTCCAGCATAAGCACCCTAGGCCATTCTATTCCAGGGAGTCATGCTATGTACGTACCAGGTTACATAACAAACG GTAACATTCAGATGAATGCCCCAAGAAAGTCAGTGGGCAGGAGTGAGGAGGAGCAGAAGAGCGGCTTTAGTCGAATAAGCTCAGGGGGCTCCTTTTCCGTGCAGGGGGTTCCCGTGGGCCCCCGCCCTGATGTGTTTCCACCATGCAAAATCATTGACCTGGAAGCTGTAAAAGTGGAAGAAAAGGTGACTTTATCTTGGACAGCACCTGGAGAAGACTTTGATCAGGGCCAGG ctAACAGCTATGAAATAAGAATGAGTAAAAGCCTACAGAATATTCAAGATGATTTTAACAATGCCATTTTAGTGAACACATCAAATCTAAATCCTCAACAAGTTGGCGCCAAGGAGATATTTACATTTTCACCACAGCTTTTCATAAATGGACCTGATTATCAACCTGATGGAACAACACCAGGAAACCACAGAATTTATGTGGCCATACAAGCCATGGATAAGCACTCCTTAAAATCTGCAGTATCTAACATTGCTCAGGCCTCACTATTTATTTCCCCAAATTCTGCTCCTGTACTTGCCAGAGATTTTCTTGTATTGAAAGGAGTTGTAACAGCAATGAGTTTAATAGGAATCATTTGTCTC